In Metopolophium dirhodum isolate CAU chromosome 7, ASM1992520v1, whole genome shotgun sequence, one genomic interval encodes:
- the LOC132948380 gene encoding uncharacterized protein LOC132948380, with protein sequence MAQMKWRFEQLSNIADDFQFLSAHSLSVTPVEKLKKYAADLAIKYNEDIDQEIINEIEFFKYQVKAILPDLNATALNILNAIKKYELDSTCPNLMTAYRLFLTMPVSYHASGERSFSKLKLTKTYLRSTMSQNRLTNSAILSIEHEITKALILKTSLKILLQ encoded by the coding sequence ATGGCTCAAATGAAATGGCGGTTTGAACAACTATCAAATATTGCTGATGATTTTCAATTCCTTTCTGCTCATTCACTATCTGTTACACcagttgaaaaattgaaaaaatatgcagCTGATTTAGCTATCAAATACAACGAAGATATTGACCAGGAAATAATTAACGAAatcgaattttttaaatatcaagtaAAAGCAATTTTGCCAGACTTAAACGCAActgctttaaatattttaaacgcaattaaaaaatatgaacttgatTCAACTTGTCCAAACTTAATGACTGCATATAGATTGTTTCTTACCATGCCTGTTTCTTACCATGCTTCCGGGGAACGCTCTTTTAGTAAATTGAAACTAACTAAGACGTATTTACGGTCAACCATGTCGCAAAACAGATTAACCAATTCTGCAATATTATCAATTGAGCATGAAATAACAAAAGCATTGATTTTGAAGACGTCATTGAAGATTTTGCTTCAATAA
- the LOC132948537 gene encoding NADH dehydrogenase [ubiquinone] 1 alpha subcomplex subunit 6, whose amino-acid sequence MAAREASKCATKIVRPLLSSNKSEAKKRVLNLYKTYYRQIPLMLFDRHLPVSKEECQIKLKEEFLKNKHITDIRVIDMLVIKGQMLLQEIVTKWAQDCHIMTLFKDTVEPKPNDFLSKFVNNNDSQ is encoded by the exons atggctGCACGAGAAGCCTCTAAATGTGCAACTAAAATAGTTCGACCATTATTATCATCTAATAAATCAGAAGCTAAAAAaagagttttaaatttatataaaacatattacagGCAAATCCCTTTGATGT tgtttgATCGCCATTTACCCGTTTCAAAAGAAGAATGTCAAATTAAGTTAAAAGaagaattcttaaaaaataaacacataactGATATTAGAGTCATTGATATGTTAGTTATTAAG GGTCAGATGCTGTTGCAAGAAATTGTTACCAAATGGGCTCAGGACTGTCAtataatgacattatttaaAGATACTGTTGAGCCAAAGCCAAAtgattttttgtcaaaatttgttAACAATAATGACTctcaatag
- the LOC132948535 gene encoding mediator of RNA polymerase II transcription subunit 30, which produces MQSSQTGMVGQPSFNVGPGLQSNIQTQVSGQHNVLVPQVPLNQNPVGVGSVSQPPVPPSNQNQSASGHQFNTASLCRFGQETVQEIVSRTHEVFQILKVLMPPNGTPTGANMSNERRIKMQDQLRNIKLLFKRLRIIYEKCNDSCQLQGMEYMHIEGLIPLQEEWDMKSEERKTSETYRVASDEMKEVAEQLSNKNRHLKEIIDHLRRIIWEINTMLAMRRS; this is translated from the coding sequence ATGCAGTCGTCTCAGACTGGCATGGTCGGTCAACCAAGCTTTAACGTGGGGCCTGGCTTACAATCTAATATACAGACACAGGTTTCTGGTCAACACAATGTATTGGTACCACAAGTTCCTCTTAATCAGAATCCAGTAGGTGTTGGTTCCGTGTCCCAGCCACCAGTACCGCCTTCCAACCAAAATCAGTCGGCTTCTGGTCATCAATTTAACACAGCATCTTTGTGTCGTTTTGGACAAGAAACCGTTCAAGAAATAGTGTCTCGCACGCACGAAGTATTCCAGATACTTAAAGTCCTAATGCCACCGAATGGCACTCCAACTGGTGCTAACATGAGTAATGAAAGGCGTATTAAAATGCAAGATCAATTGAGGAACATAAAATTACTCTTCAAACGACTAagaattatatatgaaaaatgtaatgataGCTGTCAATTACAAGGTATGGAATACATGCATATAGAAGGACTGATTCCGCTCCAAGAAGAATGGGACATGAAGTCTGAAGAAAGGAAAACTAGCGAAACGTATCGTGTTGCTAGCGATGAAATGAAAGAAGTAGCTGAACAATTAAGTAATAAGAATAgacatttaaaagaaataattgatCATCTCCGAAGAATTATATGGGAAATAAATACTATGTTAGCAATGAGGAGGtcttaa
- the LOC132948536 gene encoding zinc finger CCCH domain-containing protein 8 encodes MNSLVADYGDETDTDSLESDQNLEENHKDIKSVEFKTENKLPAPKFKDTGIINESVFRNPYLEAERAKCAVLEKHVKMVPAKDHLTKVNGKNICWMNKKGRCRFGNKCKFAHDSELFNGPNIIDEDKSNKESSKLNKKKKRPGLSQTLIPGKKILKIFKKTEMSNVHS; translated from the exons ATGAACTCACTAGTAGCAGATTATGGAGACGAAACCGACACTGATTCATTGGAAAGTGATCAAAATCTAGAAGAAAACCATAAGGATATAAA gtCAGTTGAGTTTAAAACTGAGAATAAGCTTCCTGCACCAAAATTTAAAGATACTGGTATTATCAATGAATCTGTCTTCAGAAATCCTTACTTGGAAGCTGAACGAGCTAAATGTGCTGTATTAGAAAAACATGTTAAAATGGTTCCTGCTAAGGACCACCTCACAAAagttaatggaaaaaatatatgttgGATGAACAAAAAAGGTCGTTGTCGTTTtggaaataaatgtaaatttgctCACGATTCAGAATTATTTAATGGTCCAAATATAATAGATGAAGACAAATCAAATAAGGaaagttcaaaattaaataaaaaaaagaaaagaccTGGACTATCACAAACTTTAATAccaggaaaaaaaatacttaaaatatttaaaaaaacagaaatgTCCAATGtgcattcataa